In Urechidicola croceus, a single window of DNA contains:
- a CDS encoding (2Fe-2S)-binding protein has translation MVTLHINGEKHTIDASQDMPLLWAIRDIIGYTGTKYGCGKGLCGACMVLMDGNAINSCQLPISNAEGKKIITIEGESKNLQNLQKSWAELNVPQCGFCQPGQLITATALLNSNPNPTDEDIDNAMSRNICRCGTYQRIKNAINLTVENK, from the coding sequence ATGGTAACACTTCACATTAATGGAGAGAAACACACAATTGATGCTTCTCAAGATATGCCTCTACTTTGGGCAATAAGAGATATAATAGGATATACAGGAACAAAATACGGTTGTGGAAAAGGATTATGCGGCGCATGTATGGTATTAATGGATGGAAACGCAATCAATTCTTGTCAACTTCCAATTTCTAATGCTGAAGGAAAAAAAATTATTACAATTGAAGGCGAAAGTAAAAACTTACAAAACCTTCAAAAATCATGGGCTGAATTAAATGTTCCCCAATGTGGTTTTTGTCAACCTGGACAATTGATTACAGCAACTGCTCTACTCAATTCAAATCCAAATCCAACAGATGAAGATATTGACAATGCCATGTCGAGAAACATTTGTAGATGTGGTACCTATCAACGAATAAAAAATGCTATTAACCTTACTGTAGAAAATAAATAA
- a CDS encoding RluA family pseudouridine synthase — MAIVEEIDQEELYEHFRYVAHAGQEPLRVDKFLMNFVENATRNKIQQAAKAGNVLVNDIPVKSNYKVKGNDVVRVVLAHPPHENLLVAEDLPIDIVYEDDEVIVVNKTPGMVVHPGHGNYTGTLVNGLIHHIENLPNNSSDRPGLVHRIDKDTSGLLVVAKTEYAMAHLSKQFFDRTTERRYVAIVWGNIEEEEGTVEGNIGRSFKNRLQMDVFPEGDFGKHAVTHYKVLERFSYVTLVECKLETGRTHQIRAHMKHIGHTLFNDERYGGDQVLKGTTFTKYKQFVDNCFKALPRQALHAKTLGFTHPTTGKFLQFDSEIPEDMQLCLEKWRNYTVNQKEE; from the coding sequence ATGGCAATTGTTGAAGAAATAGATCAAGAAGAATTATATGAACATTTTAGATATGTTGCTCATGCAGGTCAAGAACCTTTGCGTGTTGACAAATTTCTAATGAATTTTGTTGAAAATGCAACTCGAAATAAAATTCAACAAGCTGCCAAAGCAGGAAATGTGTTGGTAAACGATATTCCTGTAAAGTCAAATTATAAGGTGAAAGGTAATGATGTTGTTCGTGTTGTATTGGCACATCCACCACATGAAAATTTATTAGTTGCTGAAGATTTACCTATTGATATTGTTTATGAAGACGATGAAGTAATTGTTGTAAATAAAACTCCAGGAATGGTAGTTCATCCAGGACATGGGAATTATACAGGAACTTTGGTAAATGGTTTGATTCATCATATAGAAAATTTACCTAACAATAGTAGCGATCGTCCAGGATTGGTTCATCGTATTGATAAAGATACAAGTGGATTGTTGGTGGTTGCCAAGACAGAATATGCAATGGCACATTTGTCAAAGCAGTTTTTTGATCGTACTACTGAGCGTAGATATGTTGCAATAGTTTGGGGAAATATTGAAGAAGAAGAAGGGACTGTGGAAGGTAATATTGGACGAAGTTTTAAAAATAGATTGCAAATGGATGTTTTTCCTGAAGGTGATTTTGGAAAACATGCTGTAACACATTATAAAGTGTTGGAACGCTTTAGTTATGTGACTCTAGTTGAATGTAAGTTAGAAACAGGGCGTACTCATCAAATTAGAGCACATATGAAACACATTGGACATACTTTATTCAATGACGAACGCTACGGAGGTGACCAAGTATTAAAAGGAACAACATTTACAAAATACAAGCAATTTGTAGATAATTGTTTCAAAGCCTTACCAAGACAAGCACTACATGCCAAAACTCTGGGGTTTACACACCCAACTACTGGTAAATTCTTACAATTTGATTCTGAAATTCCTGAAGATATGCAATTGTGCCTTGAAAAATGGCGTAACTATACGGTGAATCAAAAGGAGGAATAG
- a CDS encoding MBL fold metallo-hydrolase, whose protein sequence is MKKLLKFLKKMVLSIIAIIVIFIISVILFINYYPSFGGDISKERQSLYTESIQFDNGIFVNTNRVNMDMSFLETLSLARKFLFEKVENGRPKQDILVPKIDSSNIANYASPTRFLWFGHSTFLVQMNHKNILIDPMFSDVPAPHSMLGSKRFSSKLPIEIQQLPKIDAVLISHDHYDHLDYKSILVLKDKVGKFYTPLGVGIHLEAWGVLRENIIELDWWQETSFDDLKFVCTPARHFSGRKFSNRQSTLWSSWVIQSETENIFFSGDSGYDKHFKEIGNKYGPFDFAMMECGQYNTLWPDIHMFPEETAQAGIDIKAKKIMPIHWGAFKLSMHSWTEPIERLTIKANELDLQVLTPKIGEPFLLNTNQSTKRRWWKQKDQTIDY, encoded by the coding sequence TTGAAAAAACTATTAAAATTTTTAAAGAAAATGGTATTATCAATAATAGCAATTATTGTCATATTTATTATATCTGTTATCTTATTTATAAATTATTATCCGTCATTTGGTGGTGATATTTCTAAAGAAAGACAATCTTTATATACTGAATCTATTCAATTTGATAATGGAATATTTGTAAACACTAACCGTGTGAATATGGACATGAGTTTTTTAGAAACTTTATCATTGGCTCGAAAATTCTTATTTGAAAAAGTTGAAAATGGTCGTCCTAAACAAGATATCTTAGTTCCTAAAATAGATTCATCCAACATTGCCAATTATGCAAGTCCCACACGATTTTTATGGTTTGGACATTCAACATTTTTAGTTCAGATGAATCATAAAAACATTTTGATAGACCCAATGTTTAGTGATGTTCCTGCTCCACATTCTATGTTGGGAAGCAAACGTTTTAGTTCAAAGTTACCTATTGAAATACAACAACTACCAAAAATTGATGCTGTACTTATTTCACACGATCATTACGATCACTTAGACTATAAATCCATATTAGTTTTGAAAGATAAAGTAGGTAAATTTTACACTCCATTAGGTGTAGGTATACATTTAGAAGCATGGGGAGTTTTAAGAGAAAATATTATTGAATTAGATTGGTGGCAAGAAACAAGTTTTGATGATTTAAAATTTGTTTGCACACCTGCGAGACATTTTTCTGGTAGAAAATTCTCAAATAGACAAAGTACTCTTTGGAGTTCTTGGGTAATTCAGTCTGAAACAGAAAATATTTTCTTTAGTGGTGATAGTGGTTATGACAAGCATTTTAAAGAGATAGGAAATAAATATGGACCATTTGATTTTGCCATGATGGAATGTGGTCAATACAACACCCTTTGGCCTGATATTCATATGTTTCCTGAGGAAACAGCACAAGCAGGAATAGATATTAAAGCAAAAAAAATAATGCCTATTCATTGGGGAGCATTTAAACTATCTATGCATTCTTGGACAGAACCAATTGAACGACTAACAATAAAGGCCAACGAACTTGATTTACAAGTGCTAACTCCAAAAATTGGTGAGCCATTTTTATTGAATACCAATCAATCAACAAAAAGAAGATGGTGGAAACAAAAAGATCAAACTATTGATTATTAA
- a CDS encoding NTP transferase domain-containing protein, with protein sequence MKNNTVFILLAGGKSERMGTDKGLLKYNDTFWILEQLHRISKSTISTIYVGLGYNYKNYFEAIHWFKDAVFDFIKYHKLNIKIVINQNPELGSFSTLLSVLKKIDKTDSIIINPIDTPLLNPIELNKIIDTDNIVIIPSYENKNGHPIKLKSDFWSKFITLNPSDKNSRLDYQIKNLKSDKISIVKVNDNSILKNLNYEKDWLDFLDEKIK encoded by the coding sequence ATGAAAAATAATACTGTATTTATTCTTTTGGCTGGCGGAAAATCTGAAAGAATGGGTACAGATAAAGGATTGCTGAAATATAATGATACGTTCTGGATTCTTGAACAACTTCATCGTATTTCAAAATCAACTATTTCAACAATATATGTAGGTTTAGGATACAACTATAAAAATTATTTTGAGGCTATTCATTGGTTTAAAGATGCCGTTTTTGACTTTATAAAATACCATAAACTAAACATAAAAATTGTTATTAATCAAAATCCAGAACTAGGCTCCTTCTCAACATTACTTTCAGTTTTAAAAAAAATTGATAAAACTGACTCAATTATTATCAATCCTATTGATACACCCCTATTAAATCCTATTGAATTAAATAAAATAATTGATACAGACAATATAGTTATCATTCCAAGTTATGAGAACAAAAATGGACACCCAATTAAATTAAAATCAGATTTTTGGAGTAAATTCATAACTTTAAATCCTTCAGATAAAAACTCAAGATTAGATTATCAGATAAAGAATCTGAAATCAGACAAAATTTCAATTGTAAAAGTAAATGACAACTCAATTCTTAAAAACTTAAATTACGAAAAAGATTGGTTAGATTTTTTAGATGAAAAAATTAAGTAA
- a CDS encoding PASTA domain-containing protein translates to MSLLNFVKSKSFLKQLIFAVIGLVVFLFILIKWLNISTNHNQKIQVPDLAKMSISEVENTLKDLDLRLKIIDSSNYNPDYPPRSVIEQNPEAGDFVKENRQIYLKVNRPTYKDINIPNVLKLSRRNAETTLKAVGFRVGKNPKYVPDIARNVVRGLYHNGKEIKVGEQLPKNSVIDLKLGDGKGK, encoded by the coding sequence ATGAGTTTATTAAATTTTGTAAAAAGCAAAAGCTTTTTGAAGCAGTTAATTTTTGCTGTTATTGGTCTTGTTGTATTTCTTTTTATATTGATTAAATGGTTGAATATCAGTACAAATCACAATCAAAAAATTCAAGTTCCAGACTTGGCAAAAATGTCTATTTCTGAAGTTGAAAACACATTGAAAGATCTTGATTTAAGGTTGAAAATTATAGATTCTTCAAACTATAATCCAGATTATCCGCCGCGTTCAGTGATTGAGCAAAATCCTGAGGCTGGTGATTTTGTAAAAGAAAACAGACAAATTTATTTAAAGGTCAATAGACCTACGTATAAAGACATTAATATTCCAAATGTATTAAAACTGTCTCGTAGAAATGCCGAAACTACATTAAAAGCGGTAGGTTTTAGAGTAGGGAAAAACCCTAAATATGTTCCAGATATTGCTAGAAATGTTGTTCGTGGTTTGTATCATAATGGTAAAGAAATTAAAGTTGGTGAACAATTGCCTAAAAATTCGGTAATTGATTTGAAATTGGGTGACGGTAAAGGAAAATAG
- the xdhC gene encoding xanthine dehydrogenase accessory protein XdhC, protein MQNWIQLLQDFKDKNQPVALVTVTKCLGSTPCKIAARMIVTEQKEIFGTIGGGKLEFKVIDDAILSIKENKIKELTYTLGPEFEQCCGGKVELIIEPMNQSPQLYLFGAGHIGIELCNILKDTPFEITLLDTRENWHKSIKINDNITYSDIDFDLYKQYINWSNNCYILIMTHDHKLDFEITALALHSKTKYIGLIGSKTKKIKFNNMLKKELNFEAGISPVHCPVGLDIGGITPNEIAISVAAELLKVHYEK, encoded by the coding sequence ATGCAAAATTGGATACAACTACTTCAGGATTTTAAAGATAAAAATCAGCCTGTTGCATTGGTTACTGTTACAAAATGTCTGGGATCAACTCCATGTAAAATAGCAGCACGTATGATTGTAACCGAACAAAAAGAAATTTTTGGGACTATTGGTGGTGGCAAACTAGAATTTAAGGTTATTGATGATGCAATACTTTCTATTAAAGAGAATAAAATAAAAGAACTTACATATACTTTAGGACCAGAATTTGAACAATGTTGTGGCGGAAAAGTAGAATTAATAATTGAACCTATGAATCAATCTCCTCAACTCTATCTTTTTGGCGCAGGTCATATTGGTATTGAATTGTGTAATATTCTAAAAGATACTCCTTTTGAAATCACACTTTTAGATACTAGAGAAAATTGGCATAAATCGATTAAAATAAACGATAACATAACCTATTCTGATATTGATTTTGATTTATACAAACAATACATAAATTGGAGTAACAACTGCTATATCTTAATAATGACTCACGATCATAAATTAGACTTTGAAATAACTGCTTTAGCATTACATTCTAAGACAAAATATATTGGATTGATTGGTAGTAAAACTAAAAAAATTAAGTTCAACAATATGTTGAAAAAAGAATTGAATTTTGAGGCTGGAATTTCGCCAGTACATTGCCCTGTTGGTTTAGATATTGGAGGAATAACTCCAAACGAAATTGCTATAAGTGTTGCTGCTGAATTATTAAAAGTGCATTATGAAAAATAA
- a CDS encoding SulP family inorganic anion transporter encodes MTEFIRKIVPNSKDDILAGITVSLAMIPEVVAFAFVAQIDPLVALSGAFIIGLITAIFGGRPGLISGAAGAVAVIFVHMISEGHSKGMLFDVPIENMGYFYLLGAVILMGLIQILAGVFKLGRFVRLIPHPVMMGFVNGLAIVIFLAQVRMFSHKKLEVTAEGVKKYINIPMEGIELYTMIGLVLLTMGIIWLLPKLTTKIPAALTAILVTTGVVVFGGLDVSTVGSYIIEGGGTGLKGEFPTPNTELWQNLPFNLDTLKFILPYAFLAASVGLIESLMTMNLVDELTETRGNGNRECVAQGAGNILSGLFGGTGGCGMIGQTVININAGGRGRLSGIMMALTLLTFILFTDKYIEQVPIAALVGVMFMMVIETFAWSSFRILRKIPKADAFVLIVVSAVTVFFDLAIAVFVGVIISALVFAWENATKIRARKRMKEDGTKIYEIWGPLFFGSISAFNEKFDVKNDPENVEIDFVESRISDHSALEAIFTLVNKYEAEGKTIKLKHLSEECKELLYKASPKFHEVIVEDIDDPRYHLAANPENFPKSLSEYKL; translated from the coding sequence ATGACAGAATTTATTAGAAAAATAGTTCCTAATTCAAAAGATGACATATTAGCAGGAATAACTGTTTCATTAGCAATGATTCCAGAAGTTGTTGCGTTTGCATTCGTTGCTCAGATTGACCCTTTAGTTGCGCTTTCAGGAGCCTTTATTATAGGTCTTATTACGGCTATTTTTGGAGGTCGTCCAGGATTAATATCCGGTGCAGCAGGAGCAGTTGCTGTTATTTTTGTTCATATGATTTCTGAAGGGCATTCAAAAGGAATGTTGTTTGATGTTCCTATTGAAAATATGGGATATTTTTATTTACTAGGAGCGGTAATTTTAATGGGGCTTATTCAAATTCTAGCAGGAGTATTTAAATTAGGTCGTTTTGTACGTTTAATTCCTCATCCTGTAATGATGGGATTTGTAAATGGATTGGCAATTGTAATTTTCTTGGCACAGGTAAGAATGTTTTCACATAAAAAATTAGAAGTTACAGCAGAAGGAGTAAAAAAATACATCAATATTCCAATGGAAGGTATAGAACTATATACAATGATTGGATTGGTATTATTAACTATGGGAATTATATGGTTGCTACCAAAATTAACTACTAAAATTCCTGCAGCATTAACTGCTATTTTAGTAACAACTGGTGTTGTTGTTTTTGGCGGCTTGGATGTAAGTACAGTAGGTTCATATATTATAGAGGGTGGAGGAACTGGTTTAAAAGGAGAGTTTCCAACTCCAAATACTGAACTATGGCAAAACTTACCTTTCAATTTAGATACACTTAAATTTATATTGCCATATGCATTTCTAGCAGCCTCAGTAGGATTAATAGAATCATTAATGACCATGAATTTGGTTGATGAATTAACTGAAACTAGAGGAAATGGTAATAGAGAGTGTGTTGCACAAGGTGCAGGAAATATTTTAAGTGGATTGTTTGGTGGAACTGGTGGATGTGGAATGATTGGTCAAACAGTCATTAATATCAATGCAGGTGGACGTGGAAGATTGTCTGGAATTATGATGGCATTGACATTACTGACTTTTATACTTTTTACAGATAAATATATAGAGCAAGTTCCTATTGCTGCTTTAGTTGGAGTAATGTTTATGATGGTTATAGAAACTTTTGCTTGGTCGAGTTTCCGAATTTTAAGAAAAATACCAAAAGCTGATGCTTTTGTGTTAATTGTTGTTTCTGCAGTAACTGTATTCTTTGATTTAGCAATTGCTGTATTTGTTGGAGTTATTATTTCAGCACTAGTATTTGCTTGGGAAAATGCGACTAAAATTCGTGCAAGAAAGAGGATGAAAGAAGATGGAACAAAAATTTATGAAATTTGGGGACCACTATTCTTTGGATCAATATCAGCATTTAATGAAAAGTTTGATGTTAAAAACGATCCTGAAAATGTAGAAATTGATTTTGTGGAATCACGAATTAGTGATCATTCAGCGTTAGAAGCGATTTTCACATTAGTAAATAAATATGAAGCAGAAGGAAAAACAATTAAACTAAAACACTTGAGTGAAGAGTGTAAAGAGTTGTTGTACAAAGCAAGTCCAAAATTTCATGAAGTAATTGTTGAAGATATTGATGATCCAAGATATCACTTGGCTGCAAATCCAGAAAATTTTCCAAAGTCACTTTCGGAATATAAATTATAA
- a CDS encoding D-alanine--D-alanine ligase gives MTKNIAVVMGGYSSEYKISLKSGNVVCENLNKKKYNVFPIHIFKDKWVLVQNEIEYPVNRHDFSVVVNEEKIKFDCVFNAIHGTPGEDGKLLAYFELLNIPHTSAPSYQMALTFNKRDCLSVLKPYGIKMANSYYLNLGDTVDENKIIEKVGLPCFVKANKAGSSFGITKVHKKEDLKHGIEVAFKEDDEIIIESFLDGTEVSVGVINYKGKIIVLPITEIVSENDFFDYEAKYLGKSQEITPAQLSKTEEKRVNEVAKRVYEVLQMTGFSRSEYILIDGEPHILEMNTVPGMTKASLIPQQAEIAGISLEDLFGNAIEMALNN, from the coding sequence ATGACCAAAAATATTGCCGTTGTGATGGGCGGATACTCATCAGAATATAAAATTTCTTTAAAAAGCGGAAACGTAGTTTGTGAAAATCTAAATAAAAAAAAATACAACGTTTTTCCAATTCATATTTTTAAAGACAAATGGGTTTTAGTTCAAAATGAAATTGAATATCCAGTAAACCGACATGATTTTTCAGTTGTAGTAAATGAAGAAAAAATTAAGTTTGATTGTGTGTTCAATGCTATTCATGGAACGCCTGGAGAAGACGGGAAATTATTGGCATATTTTGAGTTATTAAATATCCCACACACCTCTGCTCCTTCTTATCAAATGGCACTCACTTTTAATAAACGTGATTGCTTAAGTGTTTTAAAACCTTACGGAATTAAAATGGCTAATTCATATTATTTGAATCTTGGAGATACTGTTGATGAAAATAAAATTATAGAAAAAGTTGGTTTGCCTTGTTTTGTAAAAGCCAATAAAGCAGGCAGTAGTTTTGGAATTACTAAAGTTCATAAAAAAGAAGATTTAAAACACGGAATTGAAGTGGCATTCAAAGAAGATGATGAAATAATTATTGAATCTTTTTTAGATGGTACAGAAGTTTCAGTTGGAGTCATAAATTATAAAGGAAAAATAATAGTCTTACCAATTACAGAGATTGTTTCAGAAAATGATTTCTTTGATTATGAAGCCAAATATTTGGGGAAATCTCAAGAAATAACTCCTGCACAATTATCAAAAACAGAAGAAAAAAGAGTAAATGAAGTAGCCAAAAGAGTCTATGAAGTTTTACAAATGACTGGTTTTTCACGAAGTGAATATATTCTGATTGATGGAGAACCACATATATTGGAAATGAATACAGTTCCTGGAATGACAAAAGCGAGTTTGATTCCACAACAAGCAGAAATAGCAGGAATATCTTTAGAAGATTTATTTGGAAACGCAATAGAAATGGCGTTGAATAATTAA
- the coaD gene encoding pantetheine-phosphate adenylyltransferase, which yields MRRAIFPGSFDPITLGHYDIIKRGVKLFDELVIAIGINSEKKYMFSLEERKKFIEESFKDEPKIKVVTYKGLTVDFCKEINAHFILRGLRNPADFEFEKAIAHTNRKLSKIETVFLLTAARTSYISSSIVRDVIRNNGEYNLLVPKSVEVNK from the coding sequence ATGAGAAGAGCAATTTTTCCGGGATCATTTGACCCAATTACTTTAGGACATTATGATATCATTAAAAGAGGCGTGAAACTTTTTGATGAATTAGTAATTGCTATCGGAATTAATTCAGAAAAAAAATACATGTTTTCGTTAGAAGAGCGTAAAAAATTTATTGAAGAATCTTTTAAAGATGAACCAAAAATAAAAGTAGTTACATATAAAGGATTAACAGTAGATTTCTGTAAAGAAATTAACGCCCATTTTATTCTTCGTGGATTACGTAATCCAGCAGATTTTGAATTTGAAAAAGCAATTGCTCATACCAATAGAAAACTTTCTAAAATTGAAACTGTTTTCTTATTGACAGCTGCTAGAACATCTTATATCAGTTCAAGTATAGTTCGAGACGTTATTAGAAACAATGGAGAATACAATCTTTTAGTGCCTAAAAGTGTTGAGGTTAATAAGTAA
- a CDS encoding xanthine dehydrogenase family protein molybdopterin-binding subunit, whose product MGTIMNISRRSFIKGVGLASGGLVLGCNSSVFGDKKVENLVEFNPNLFVQLNSDGSLILVASRSEMGNGVRTSLTSVIADEMDADWSKVIIKQGTGDAKYGDQNTDGSRSIRYLYDNMRKMGAMTKSMLISAAAIIWKVPESEITAENHYVIHSSGKKLPFGDLVETAKTLEVPTDVKFKSPKDFKYIGKTLPSIDIDNYANGSAVFGLDKRIPNMKFVAIKRCPVTFGTVKSFDKTETLKVSGVIDVIEIPRIEKPFGPLGGVAVVASNTWAAFKGKEALKVEWNYGDNQVYDSEKYMKEITANVHKKGKVDKEVGNINTAFRNADKIIESTFQAPHLVHAPMEVPNAVAWVQGDTCEVWAPTQAPQSSRKEVTDFLETTEDKVTINITFLGGGFGRKSKPDYIVEAVAVSKAINAPAQVVWTREDDIQHSYYHTTSAQYMKASLDKNGKVTGWLHRFALPSIMSTFQPGTDEAQGWEASSASGVPFDIPNMQFEIGKSPAHVRIGWLRSVINIPHGFSINVFADELAHEANVDPLEFRLNLIGNDRIEETENPIKYNTARLKNVLKIAAKNADWGKSLPEGHAQGLAVHYSFFSYVASVVEVSVINDKLKVHNVHSVIDCGTVINRDTVKSQMEGAAVFGMSLAYYGKITAKDGTIEQSNYHDYQMVRMPESPNVHVEIVESTEDPTGVGEPGVPVIAPAIVNAIFKATGKRYYNLPLSEYGLV is encoded by the coding sequence ATGGGAACAATAATGAATATCAGTAGAAGAAGTTTTATCAAAGGTGTTGGTTTGGCTTCTGGTGGTTTAGTATTAGGATGTAACTCTTCAGTTTTTGGGGATAAAAAAGTAGAAAATTTAGTAGAATTCAATCCAAATTTATTTGTGCAATTAAATTCTGATGGAAGTTTAATATTAGTTGCTTCAAGATCGGAAATGGGAAATGGAGTAAGAACTTCTTTAACTTCAGTTATTGCTGATGAAATGGATGCAGATTGGAGTAAAGTAATTATAAAACAAGGAACTGGTGATGCCAAATATGGTGATCAAAACACTGATGGTTCAAGAAGTATTCGCTATCTCTATGATAACATGCGTAAAATGGGTGCAATGACCAAATCGATGTTGATTTCGGCAGCTGCAATCATTTGGAAAGTACCTGAATCGGAAATTACTGCAGAAAACCATTACGTAATTCATTCAAGTGGTAAAAAATTACCTTTTGGAGATTTAGTTGAAACTGCTAAAACACTAGAAGTTCCAACAGATGTGAAGTTCAAATCACCAAAAGACTTTAAATATATTGGTAAAACTTTACCAAGTATTGATATCGATAACTATGCAAACGGAAGTGCAGTATTTGGTTTAGACAAGAGAATTCCAAATATGAAATTTGTAGCAATAAAACGCTGTCCTGTTACTTTTGGAACTGTAAAATCTTTTGATAAAACTGAAACATTAAAGGTAAGTGGAGTTATAGATGTTATTGAAATTCCTCGAATTGAAAAGCCTTTTGGCCCACTTGGTGGAGTTGCAGTCGTTGCATCAAATACTTGGGCGGCTTTCAAAGGAAAAGAAGCCTTAAAAGTTGAATGGAATTATGGCGATAATCAAGTCTATGATTCAGAAAAGTACATGAAAGAGATTACTGCAAATGTTCATAAAAAAGGGAAAGTTGACAAAGAAGTTGGTAACATAAATACTGCATTTAGGAATGCAGATAAAATAATTGAAAGTACATTTCAAGCACCACATTTAGTTCACGCTCCTATGGAAGTTCCAAATGCTGTTGCTTGGGTTCAGGGAGATACTTGCGAAGTATGGGCTCCAACACAAGCACCCCAAAGTAGTAGAAAAGAAGTTACTGATTTTCTTGAAACAACAGAAGATAAAGTAACTATTAATATAACGTTTTTAGGTGGTGGTTTTGGAAGAAAATCAAAACCAGATTATATTGTTGAAGCTGTTGCAGTTTCAAAAGCAATAAATGCTCCAGCTCAAGTAGTTTGGACAAGAGAAGATGATATACAACATAGTTATTATCACACAACTTCTGCTCAATACATGAAAGCATCGCTAGATAAAAATGGAAAAGTAACAGGATGGCTACACAGGTTTGCACTTCCATCAATTATGTCAACCTTTCAACCTGGAACTGATGAAGCCCAAGGCTGGGAAGCATCAAGTGCATCTGGAGTTCCATTTGATATTCCAAATATGCAATTTGAAATTGGTAAATCTCCAGCACATGTTAGAATTGGTTGGTTACGTTCAGTAATCAATATTCCTCATGGATTTTCAATAAATGTTTTTGCAGATGAATTGGCACACGAAGCAAATGTCGATCCGTTAGAATTTAGATTAAATCTAATTGGAAATGATAGAATTGAAGAAACAGAAAACCCCATTAAATACAATACTGCAAGACTGAAAAATGTATTGAAAATAGCCGCAAAAAATGCTGATTGGGGAAAATCACTTCCTGAAGGCCATGCACAAGGTTTGGCTGTACATTATAGTTTCTTTTCTTATGTTGCATCGGTTGTAGAAGTTTCTGTTATTAATGATAAATTAAAAGTTCACAATGTACATTCGGTAATAGATTGTGGTACCGTTATTAATCGTGATACAGTAAAATCTCAAATGGAAGGTGCCGCTGTATTTGGAATGTCATTAGCCTACTATGGGAAAATAACTGCCAAAGATGGTACAATTGAACAAAGCAATTATCACGATTATCAAATGGTAAGAATGCCTGAGTCACCAAATGTACATGTTGAAATAGTAGAAAGCACTGAAGATCCTACTGGAGTTGGTGAGCCTGGAGTTCCAGTTATTGCTCCTGCTATTGTAAATGCCATTTTCAAAGCAACTGGAAAGAGATATTACAATTTGCCATTATCTGAATATGGTTTAGTTTAA